The following coding sequences are from one Humulus lupulus chromosome X, drHumLupu1.1, whole genome shotgun sequence window:
- the LOC133805323 gene encoding chloroplast processing peptidase-like: MSFLRPSALYHLFFTYTSLRWMPCQSWGFLRSPGLDGFMRLLVVFLLWFMLCEIRFIPSSSMCPTLLVGDRIIVEKASYYIRSPALHEVVTFWNPTQPPDDAERTVFIKRIVAKAGDFVEVNNGLLYVNGIAQQEDFIAEPHNYVLDLTCVPKGHVYVLGDNRNNSYDSHYWGSLPVRNIIGRYVMCCHRPSNSLHEI, translated from the exons ATGAGCTTCTTAAGACCTTCTGCGTTGTATCATCTCTTCTTTACGTACACTTCGCTGCGATGGATGCCGTGCCAGAGTTGGGGGTTTCTCCGATCGCCTGGTCTTGATGGGTTTATGAGACTCTTGGTGGTGTTTCTTCTATGGTTCATGCTTTGTGAAATTCGATTCATACCATCTTCTTCCATGTGCCCCACTCTTCTCGTTGGTGATCGCATCATTGTTGAAAAG GCTTCATATTACATAAGAAGTCCTGCATTACACGAAGTTGTGACATTTTGGAATCCAACACAG CCACCAGATGATGCGGAAAGGACAGTTTTCATAAAGAGAATTGTTGCCAAAGCTGGAGACTTTGTTGAG GTCAATAATGGATTGCTCTACGTCAATGGAATTGCTCAGCAAGAAGATTTTATAGCAGAACCACATAACTATGTATTAGATTTAACG TGTGTGCCTAAAGGTCATGTTTATGTGTTGGGTGACAACCGTAATAATAGTTATGATTCTCATTATTG GGGATCTCTTCCTGTACGAAACATCATCGGAAGATATGTAATGTGTTGCCACAGACCATCCAACAGTTTACATGAGATTTGA